A single Klebsiella variicola DNA region contains:
- the rimP gene encoding ribosome maturation factor RimP, which translates to MSTLEQKLTEMLTAPVEALGFELVGIEFIRGRTSTLRIYIDSEDGINVDDCADVSHQVSAVMDVEDPITVAYNLEVSSPGLDRPMFTAEHYQRFTGEEVALVLRMAVQNRRKWQGIIKAVDGEMITVTVEGKDEVFALSNIQKANLVPHF; encoded by the coding sequence TTGTCCACATTAGAGCAAAAATTGACAGAGATGCTCACAGCGCCGGTTGAAGCGCTTGGCTTTGAGCTGGTCGGCATCGAATTTATTCGCGGTCGCACATCCACACTGCGCATCTATATTGATAGTGAAGATGGCATCAACGTTGATGATTGTGCTGATGTGAGCCACCAGGTAAGCGCCGTCATGGATGTTGAAGACCCGATCACTGTCGCTTACAACCTGGAAGTCTCTTCGCCTGGTCTCGACCGTCCGATGTTCACCGCCGAACACTACCAACGTTTCACTGGCGAAGAAGTTGCGCTGGTGCTGCGCATGGCGGTTCAGAACCGTCGCAAATGGCAGGGCATTATCAAAGCGGTAGACGGTGAAATGATCACGGTAACCGTCGAAGGCAAAGATGAAGTGTTCGCGCTGAGTAACATCCAGAAGGCGAACCTGGTTCCCCACTTTTAA
- the nusA gene encoding transcription termination factor NusA: MNKEILAVVEAVSNEKALPREKIFEALESALATATKKKYEQEIDVRVEIDRKSGDFDTFRRWLVVEEVTQPTREITLEAARYEDESMNVGDYVEDQIESVTFDRITTQTAKQVIVQKVREAERAMVVDQFREHEGEIITGVVKKVNRDNITLDLGNNAEAVILREDMLPRENFRPGDRIRGVLYAVRPEARGAQLFVTRSKPEMLIELFRIEVPEIGEEVLEIKAAARDPGSRAKIAVKTNDKRIDPVGACVGMRGARVQAVSTELGGERIDIVLWDDNPAQFVINAMAPADVASIVVDEDKHTMDIAVEAGNLAQAIGRNGQNVRLASQLSGWELNVMTVDDLQAKHQAEAHAAIDTFTKYLDIDEDFATVLVEEGFSSLEELAYVPMKELLEIDGLDEATVEALRERAKNALTTLALAQEESLGDNKPADDLLNLEGLDRALAFKLAARGVCTLEDLAEQGVDDLADIEGMTDEKAGELIMAARNICWFGDEA, encoded by the coding sequence ATGAACAAAGAAATTTTGGCTGTTGTTGAAGCCGTTTCCAACGAAAAAGCGCTGCCGCGCGAGAAAATTTTCGAAGCGCTGGAAAGCGCGCTGGCAACGGCCACCAAGAAAAAATACGAACAAGAGATCGACGTTCGCGTAGAAATCGACCGTAAGAGCGGCGATTTCGACACCTTCCGTCGCTGGCTGGTTGTTGAAGAGGTGACTCAGCCGACGCGCGAGATCACGCTGGAAGCAGCGCGTTACGAAGATGAAAGCATGAACGTCGGCGACTATGTCGAAGATCAGATTGAATCTGTTACCTTCGACCGTATCACCACGCAGACCGCTAAACAGGTTATCGTGCAGAAAGTCCGCGAAGCCGAGCGCGCGATGGTGGTCGATCAGTTCCGCGAGCACGAAGGTGAGATCATCACCGGCGTGGTGAAAAAAGTGAACCGCGACAACATCACCCTGGATCTGGGCAACAACGCTGAAGCCGTGATCCTGCGTGAAGATATGCTGCCGCGTGAAAACTTCCGTCCGGGCGACCGCATCCGCGGCGTACTGTACGCTGTCCGTCCGGAAGCGCGTGGCGCCCAGCTGTTCGTGACCCGTTCCAAACCTGAGATGCTGATCGAATTGTTCCGCATTGAAGTGCCGGAAATCGGTGAAGAAGTGCTGGAGATCAAAGCGGCGGCTCGCGATCCGGGCTCTCGTGCCAAAATCGCGGTGAAAACCAACGACAAGCGCATCGACCCGGTTGGCGCTTGCGTCGGTATGCGCGGTGCGCGCGTGCAGGCCGTCTCTACTGAGCTGGGCGGCGAACGCATCGATATCGTCCTGTGGGATGATAACCCGGCGCAGTTCGTGATCAACGCCATGGCGCCGGCAGACGTCGCGTCTATCGTGGTGGATGAAGATAAACACACCATGGATATCGCGGTAGAAGCGGGCAACCTGGCGCAGGCGATTGGCCGTAACGGTCAGAACGTTCGTCTGGCTTCGCAGCTCAGCGGCTGGGAACTCAACGTGATGACCGTTGACGACCTGCAGGCTAAGCACCAGGCGGAAGCGCATGCCGCTATCGATACCTTCACCAAATATCTCGATATTGATGAAGATTTCGCGACAGTGCTGGTTGAAGAAGGCTTCTCCTCGCTGGAAGAGCTGGCCTATGTGCCGATGAAAGAACTGCTGGAAATCGACGGTCTGGATGAAGCCACCGTTGAAGCACTTCGTGAGCGTGCGAAAAACGCACTGACTACGCTGGCGCTGGCTCAGGAAGAAAGCCTGGGAGATAACAAACCTGCCGATGATCTGTTGAATCTGGAAGGTCTGGATCGTGCCCTGGCATTCAAACTGGCTGCCCGTGGTGTTTGTACGCTGGAAGATCTCGCCGAGCAGGGCGTTGATGACCTGGCTGATATCGAAGGGATGACCGACGAGAAAGCTGGCGAGCTCATCATGGCCGCTCGCAACATTTGTTGGTTCGGCGACGAAGCGTAA
- the infB gene encoding translation initiation factor IF-2: MTDVTIKALASEIQTSVDRLIQQFADAGIRKSADDSVTAQEKQTLLTHLNREHGSAPDKLTLQRKTRSTLNIPGTGGKSKSVQIEVRKKRTFVKRDPQEAERLAAEEQAQREAEEQARREAEEAAKREAQLKAEREAAEQAKREVADKAKREAAEKDKVSNQHTDEMTKTAQAEKIRRENEAAELKRKSEEEARRKLEEEARRVAEEARRMAEENEKNWSETSDSPEDSSDYHVTTSQHARQAEDDNDREVEGGRGRSRSSKAARPAKKGNKHAESKADREEARAAVRGGKGGKHRKGSALQQGFQKPVQAVNRDVIIGETITVGELANKMAVKGSQVIKAMMKLGAMATINQVIDQETAQLVAEEMGHKVILRRENELEEAVMSDRDTGAAAEPRAPVVTIMGHVDHGKTSLLDYIRSTKVASGEAGGITQHIGAYHVETDNGMITFLDTPGHAAFTSMRARGAQATDIVVLVVAADDGVMPQTIEAIQHAKAAQVPVVVAVNKIDKPEADPDRVKNELSQYGILPEEWGGESQFVHVSAKAGTGIDDLLDAILLQAEVLELKAVRNGMASGAVIESFLDKGRGPVATVLVREGTLHKGDIVLCGFEYGRVRAMRDELGREVLEAGPSIPVEILGLSGVPAAGDEVTVVRDEKKAREVALYRQGKFREVKLARQQKSKLENMFANMTEGEVHEVNIVLKADVQGSVEAISDSLLKLSTDEVKVKIIGSGVGGITETDATLAAASNAILVGFNVRADASARKVIEAESLDLRYYSVIYNLIDEVKAAMSGMLSPELKQQIIGLAEVRDVFKSPKFGAIAGCMVTEGTIKRHNPIRVLRDNVVIYEGELESLRRFKDDVNEVRNGMECGIGVKNYNDVRVGDMIEVFEIIEIQRSID, translated from the coding sequence ATGACAGATGTGACTATTAAAGCGCTGGCCTCAGAGATTCAGACCTCTGTGGATCGCCTGATACAGCAATTTGCTGACGCAGGCATCCGCAAATCGGCTGATGATTCTGTGACCGCGCAAGAGAAACAAACTTTGTTGACGCACCTGAACCGTGAACACGGCTCGGCGCCCGACAAGCTGACGTTGCAGCGTAAAACACGCAGCACGTTGAATATTCCAGGTACCGGTGGAAAGAGTAAATCGGTACAAATCGAAGTCCGCAAGAAACGCACCTTTGTGAAACGCGATCCGCAAGAGGCTGAACGTCTGGCCGCGGAAGAGCAGGCGCAGCGTGAAGCGGAAGAGCAGGCCCGTCGTGAAGCTGAAGAAGCAGCGAAACGCGAGGCGCAATTAAAAGCTGAACGTGAGGCCGCAGAACAAGCTAAACGTGAAGTCGCTGATAAAGCGAAACGTGAAGCTGCGGAAAAAGACAAAGTGAGCAATCAACATACCGACGAAATGACCAAAACCGCCCAGGCTGAAAAGATCCGCCGTGAGAACGAAGCCGCGGAACTGAAGCGCAAATCGGAAGAAGAAGCACGCCGCAAACTTGAAGAAGAAGCGCGCCGTGTAGCGGAAGAAGCACGCCGTATGGCAGAAGAAAACGAAAAAAATTGGTCTGAAACCTCAGACAGCCCGGAAGATAGCAGCGACTATCACGTCACTACTTCACAGCATGCTCGTCAGGCTGAAGATGATAACGATCGTGAAGTTGAAGGCGGTCGCGGCCGTAGCCGTAGCAGCAAAGCGGCGCGTCCGGCGAAGAAAGGCAACAAACACGCTGAATCTAAAGCTGATCGTGAAGAAGCCCGTGCGGCCGTTCGCGGCGGTAAAGGCGGTAAGCACCGTAAAGGTTCCGCTCTGCAGCAGGGCTTCCAGAAGCCGGTGCAGGCCGTTAACCGTGACGTTATCATCGGCGAAACCATCACCGTTGGTGAACTGGCTAACAAGATGGCGGTGAAAGGTTCTCAGGTCATCAAAGCGATGATGAAACTGGGCGCCATGGCGACCATTAACCAGGTCATCGACCAGGAAACCGCGCAGCTGGTTGCCGAAGAGATGGGCCACAAAGTTATCCTGCGTCGTGAAAACGAACTGGAAGAAGCGGTAATGAGCGACCGTGACACCGGCGCTGCGGCTGAACCGCGCGCACCGGTCGTGACCATCATGGGTCACGTTGACCACGGTAAAACCTCGCTGCTGGACTATATTCGTTCTACTAAGGTTGCCTCCGGCGAAGCGGGTGGTATTACCCAGCACATCGGTGCTTACCACGTAGAAACCGACAACGGCATGATCACCTTCCTGGACACCCCGGGCCACGCCGCGTTTACCTCCATGCGTGCTCGTGGCGCGCAGGCGACGGATATCGTGGTTCTGGTGGTGGCGGCAGACGACGGCGTGATGCCGCAGACCATCGAAGCTATCCAGCACGCTAAAGCGGCGCAGGTACCGGTGGTGGTTGCGGTGAACAAAATCGATAAGCCAGAAGCTGATCCGGATCGCGTGAAGAATGAACTGTCCCAGTACGGCATCCTGCCGGAAGAGTGGGGCGGCGAGAGCCAGTTCGTCCACGTTTCCGCGAAAGCCGGTACCGGCATCGACGACCTGCTGGACGCGATTCTGCTGCAGGCTGAAGTTCTCGAACTGAAAGCTGTACGTAACGGTATGGCGAGCGGCGCGGTCATCGAGTCCTTCCTCGATAAAGGTCGTGGCCCGGTGGCTACCGTTCTGGTTCGCGAAGGTACTCTGCATAAGGGCGATATTGTCCTGTGTGGCTTTGAATATGGCCGCGTGCGTGCGATGCGTGACGAACTGGGTCGCGAAGTGCTGGAAGCGGGTCCGTCCATTCCGGTGGAAATCCTCGGTCTGTCCGGTGTGCCGGCTGCGGGTGATGAAGTGACTGTGGTTCGTGACGAGAAAAAAGCGCGTGAAGTGGCACTGTATCGTCAGGGCAAATTCCGTGAAGTTAAGCTCGCGCGTCAGCAGAAATCTAAGCTGGAAAACATGTTCGCTAACATGACCGAAGGCGAAGTTCACGAAGTGAACATCGTGCTGAAAGCGGACGTACAGGGTTCTGTCGAAGCGATTTCCGATTCCTTACTGAAACTGTCTACCGACGAAGTGAAAGTGAAGATCATCGGTTCCGGCGTAGGTGGTATCACCGAAACCGACGCGACCCTGGCAGCAGCATCCAACGCGATTCTGGTTGGCTTCAACGTTCGTGCCGATGCCTCTGCGCGTAAAGTTATCGAAGCGGAAAGCCTGGATCTGCGTTATTACTCCGTCATCTATAACCTGATCGACGAAGTGAAAGCGGCGATGAGCGGCATGCTGTCTCCGGAACTGAAACAGCAGATCATCGGTCTGGCTGAAGTGCGTGATGTGTTCAAATCGCCGAAATTCGGCGCCATCGCGGGCTGTATGGTTACCGAAGGGACGATCAAACGTCACAACCCAATCCGCGTCCTGCGCGACAACGTGGTTATCTATGAAGGCGAGCTGGAATCCCTGCGCCGCTTCAAAGATGACGTTAACGAAGTCCGTAACGGCATGGAATGTGGTATCGGTGTGAAGAACTACAACGACGTTCGCGTTGGCGATATGATCGAAGTGTTCGAAATCATCGAAATCCAGCGTAGCATCGATTAA
- the rbfA gene encoding 30S ribosome-binding factor RbfA, with protein sequence MAKEFGRPQRVAQEMQKEIAIILQREIKDPRLGMMTTVSGVEMSRDLAYAKVYVTFLNDKDEAAVKAGIKALQEASGFIRSLLGKAMRLRIVPELTFFYDNSLVEGMRMSNLVTSVVKHDDERRVNPDDSKED encoded by the coding sequence ATGGCGAAAGAATTTGGTCGCCCGCAGCGTGTGGCCCAGGAGATGCAAAAAGAGATTGCCATCATCCTGCAACGTGAAATCAAAGATCCGCGTCTGGGTATGATGACCACCGTTTCCGGTGTGGAAATGTCCCGTGACCTGGCCTATGCCAAGGTGTATGTCACCTTCCTCAACGACAAAGATGAAGCCGCGGTGAAAGCGGGCATCAAAGCGCTGCAGGAAGCTTCTGGTTTTATCCGCTCCCTGCTGGGTAAAGCGATGCGTCTGCGTATCGTGCCGGAACTGACTTTCTTCTACGACAACTCGCTGGTGGAAGGGATGCGTATGTCCAACCTGGTCACCAGCGTGGTGAAACACGACGATGAACGTCGTGTGAACCCGGACGACAGCAAGGAGGACTGA
- the truB gene encoding tRNA pseudouridine(55) synthase TruB — protein MSRPRRRGRDVHGVLLLDKPQGASSNDVLQKVKRIYNANRAGHTGALDPLATGMLPVCLGEATKFSQYLLDSDKRYRVIAKLGQRTDTSDADGQVVEERPLTFSDEQLAAALDSFRGETQQVPSMYSALKYQGKKLYEYARQGIEVPREARPITVYELLFIRHEGDELELEIHCSKGTYIRTIIDDLGEKLGCGAHVIFLRRLAVSKYPVERMVTLEQLQALVDQAAAQDIPAAQLLDPLLMPMDSPASDYPLVAIPETSAVYFKNGNPVRQSGAPLNGLVRVMENESGKFLGMGEIDDEGRVAPRRLVVEYPA, from the coding sequence ATGAGTCGTCCTCGTCGTCGCGGCCGCGACGTGCACGGCGTATTGTTGCTGGACAAGCCTCAGGGCGCTTCCAGCAACGATGTGCTGCAGAAAGTAAAGCGTATTTATAACGCCAACCGCGCTGGCCACACCGGCGCGCTGGATCCGCTGGCGACCGGTATGCTGCCAGTGTGTCTTGGCGAAGCGACCAAGTTTTCCCAGTATCTGCTGGACTCCGATAAGCGTTATCGCGTGATCGCCAAACTGGGCCAGCGCACGGATACCTCCGATGCCGACGGTCAGGTGGTGGAAGAGCGTCCGCTAACCTTTAGCGACGAGCAGCTGGCGGCGGCGCTGGATAGTTTCCGCGGCGAGACGCAGCAGGTACCGTCGATGTACTCGGCGCTGAAGTATCAGGGCAAGAAGCTGTACGAGTATGCTCGTCAGGGCATTGAGGTCCCGCGTGAAGCCCGGCCGATTACGGTCTATGAGCTGCTGTTTATTCGCCATGAAGGCGATGAACTGGAGCTGGAGATCCACTGCTCGAAAGGCACCTACATCCGGACGATTATCGATGATTTAGGTGAAAAGCTCGGCTGCGGCGCGCACGTGATTTTCCTGCGTCGCCTGGCGGTGAGCAAATACCCGGTTGAGCGGATGGTGACCCTCGAGCAGCTGCAGGCGCTGGTCGATCAGGCGGCAGCGCAGGATATTCCTGCCGCGCAGCTGCTTGATCCGCTGCTGATGCCGATGGACAGCCCGGCATCGGACTATCCGCTGGTGGCGATTCCGGAGACCTCCGCGGTTTACTTTAAAAACGGTAACCCGGTTCGTCAGTCAGGCGCGCCGCTTAACGGGCTGGTGCGGGTGATGGAAAACGAATCCGGCAAGTTTCTCGGCATGGGCGAAATTGACGATGAAGGCCGCGTGGCGCCGCGTCGTCTGGTGGTGGAATACCCGGCGTAA
- the rpsO gene encoding 30S ribosomal protein S15 produces the protein MSLSVEAKAKIVSEFGRGENDSGSTEVQVALLTAQINHLQGHFAEHKKDHHSRRGLLRMVSQRRKLLDYLKRKDVARYAALIERLGLRR, from the coding sequence ATGTCTCTAAGCGTTGAAGCTAAAGCAAAAATCGTTTCTGAGTTTGGTCGTGGCGAAAACGACAGCGGTTCTACCGAAGTTCAGGTTGCACTGCTGACTGCACAGATCAACCACCTGCAGGGCCACTTTGCAGAGCACAAAAAAGATCACCACAGCCGTCGTGGTCTGCTGCGCATGGTTTCTCAGCGTCGTAAACTGCTCGACTACCTGAAACGTAAAGATGTTGCACGTTACGCTGCGCTGATCGAGCGTCTGGGTCTGCGTCGCTAA
- the pnp gene encoding polyribonucleotide nucleotidyltransferase, with product MLNPIVRKFQYGQHTVTLETGMMARQATAAVMVSMDDTAVFVTVVGQKKAKPGQDFFPLTVNYQERTYAAGKIPGGFFRREGRPSEGETLIARLIDRPVRPLFPEGFVNEVQVIATVVSVNPQVNPDIVAMIGASAALSLSGIPFNGPIGAARVGYINDQYVLNPTQEELKSSKLDLVVAGTEAAVLMVESEAELLSEDQMLGAVVFGHEQQQIVIQNINDLVKEAGKPRWDWQPEAVNEALNARVAALAESRLSDAYRITDKQERYAQVDVIKSETIATLVAEDETLDANELGEILHAIEKNVVRSRVLAGEPRIDGREKDMIRGLDVRTGVLPRTHGSALFTRGETQALVTATLGTARDAQNIDELMGERTDSFLFHYNFPPYSVGETGMVGSPKRREIGHGRLAKRGVLAVMPTIDEFPYTVRVVSEITESNGSSSMASVCGASLALMDAGVPVKAAVAGIAMGLVKEGDNFVVLSDILGDEDHLGDMDFKVAGSRDGISALQMDIKIEGITKEIMQVALNQAKGARLHILGVMEQAINAPRGDISEFAPRIHTIKINPDKIKDVIGKGGSVIRALTEETGTTIEIEDDGTVKIAATDGDKAQHAIRRIEEITAEIEVGRIYNGKVTRIVDFGAFVAIGGGKEGLVHISQIADKRVEKVTDYLQMGQEVPVKVLEVDRQGRVRLSIKEATEQTPSAAAPEAPVAEQGE from the coding sequence TTGCTTAATCCGATCGTTCGTAAATTCCAGTACGGCCAGCATACCGTAACCCTGGAAACCGGCATGATGGCGCGCCAGGCAACGGCCGCTGTGATGGTTAGCATGGATGACACCGCGGTATTCGTGACCGTTGTGGGTCAGAAAAAAGCGAAGCCAGGCCAGGACTTTTTCCCGCTGACTGTTAACTACCAGGAGCGTACTTACGCTGCCGGTAAAATCCCGGGTGGTTTCTTCCGTCGTGAAGGCCGTCCAAGCGAAGGCGAAACCCTGATCGCGCGTCTGATTGACCGCCCGGTTCGCCCGCTGTTCCCGGAAGGCTTCGTTAACGAAGTTCAGGTTATCGCCACCGTCGTTTCCGTTAACCCGCAGGTTAACCCGGATATCGTCGCGATGATCGGCGCTTCCGCTGCGCTGTCCCTGTCTGGTATTCCGTTCAATGGCCCAATCGGCGCCGCGCGCGTGGGTTACATCAACGACCAGTACGTACTGAACCCAACCCAGGAAGAACTGAAGTCCAGCAAACTGGATCTGGTGGTTGCCGGTACTGAAGCGGCCGTGCTGATGGTTGAATCCGAGGCTGAACTGCTGAGCGAAGACCAGATGCTGGGCGCGGTGGTCTTCGGCCACGAGCAGCAGCAGATTGTTATTCAGAACATCAACGACCTGGTGAAAGAAGCCGGTAAACCGCGTTGGGACTGGCAGCCGGAAGCCGTCAACGAAGCGCTGAACGCGCGCGTGGCTGCGCTGGCTGAATCCCGCCTGAGCGATGCTTACCGTATCACCGACAAACAAGAGCGTTACGCTCAGGTTGACGTGATCAAATCTGAAACCATCGCCACGCTGGTAGCAGAAGATGAAACCCTGGACGCTAACGAGCTGGGTGAAATCCTGCACGCCATCGAGAAAAACGTGGTTCGTAGCCGCGTACTGGCAGGCGAGCCGCGTATCGATGGCCGCGAAAAAGACATGATCCGTGGTCTGGACGTTCGTACCGGCGTACTGCCGCGTACTCATGGTTCCGCACTGTTCACCCGTGGCGAAACGCAGGCGCTGGTTACCGCGACTCTGGGTACCGCACGCGACGCGCAGAACATCGACGAACTGATGGGCGAGCGCACCGACTCCTTCCTGTTCCACTACAACTTCCCTCCGTACTCCGTAGGCGAAACTGGCATGGTGGGTTCTCCGAAGCGTCGTGAAATCGGTCACGGTCGTCTGGCTAAGCGCGGCGTATTGGCCGTGATGCCGACTATCGACGAATTCCCGTACACCGTTCGCGTGGTGTCTGAAATCACCGAATCCAACGGTTCTTCTTCCATGGCCTCCGTCTGTGGCGCCTCTCTGGCGCTGATGGATGCGGGTGTGCCGGTGAAAGCCGCCGTTGCGGGTATCGCAATGGGTCTGGTGAAAGAAGGCGACAACTTCGTCGTTCTGTCTGACATCCTGGGTGACGAAGACCACCTTGGCGATATGGACTTCAAAGTTGCGGGTTCCCGCGACGGTATCTCTGCGCTGCAGATGGATATCAAAATTGAAGGTATCACCAAAGAAATCATGCAGGTTGCTCTGAACCAGGCTAAAGGTGCGCGTCTGCACATCCTGGGCGTGATGGAGCAGGCGATTAACGCGCCGCGCGGCGATATCTCTGAATTCGCACCGCGTATCCACACCATCAAGATCAACCCGGACAAGATCAAAGACGTTATCGGTAAAGGCGGTTCTGTTATCCGTGCCCTGACCGAAGAAACCGGCACCACCATCGAAATCGAAGATGACGGTACCGTGAAGATCGCAGCGACCGACGGCGATAAAGCACAGCATGCTATCCGTCGTATCGAAGAGATCACCGCTGAGATCGAAGTTGGCCGCATCTACAATGGTAAAGTGACCCGTATCGTTGACTTTGGCGCGTTCGTTGCCATCGGCGGCGGTAAAGAAGGTCTGGTTCACATCTCGCAGATCGCTGATAAGCGCGTTGAGAAAGTGACTGACTACCTGCAGATGGGTCAGGAAGTGCCGGTTAAGGTTCTGGAAGTTGACCGCCAGGGCCGTGTTCGTCTGAGCATCAAAGAAGCAACTGAACAGACTCCGTCTGCCGCAGCGCCGGAAGCTCCGGTCGCCGAGCAGGGCGAGTAA
- the nlpI gene encoding lipoprotein NlpI: MKPFLRWCFVATALTLAGCSSTAWRKDAVLAVPLQPTLQQEVILARMEQILASRALSDDERAQLLYERGVLYDSLGLRALARNDFSQALAIRPDMPEVFNYLGIYLTQAGNFDAAYEAFDSVLELDPTYNYAHLNRGIALYYGGRAKLAQDDLLAFYQDDPNDPFRSLWLYIAERKLDEKRALEALRERLNKSDKEQWGWNIVEFYLGDISEKELMTRLKADATDNTSLAEHLSETNFYLGKYYLSLGDKDSATALFKLAVANNVHNYVEHRYALLELSLLGQEQDDLAESDQQ, from the coding sequence ATGAAGCCTTTTTTGCGCTGGTGTTTCGTGGCGACAGCTCTCACGCTGGCAGGATGCAGTAGCACCGCCTGGCGTAAGGACGCCGTCCTCGCAGTACCATTGCAACCGACTTTACAGCAAGAAGTGATTCTGGCACGCATGGAACAAATTCTTGCCAGTCGGGCTTTATCCGATGACGAACGCGCACAGCTTTTATATGAGCGCGGAGTGTTGTATGATAGTCTCGGTTTGAGGGCATTAGCGCGAAATGATTTTTCACAAGCGCTGGCAATCCGACCCGATATGCCTGAAGTATTCAATTACTTAGGCATTTACTTAACGCAGGCAGGCAATTTTGATGCTGCCTATGAAGCGTTTGATTCTGTACTTGAGCTTGATCCAACTTACAACTACGCGCACTTGAACCGCGGTATCGCCCTGTATTACGGCGGCCGGGCTAAGTTAGCGCAAGATGATCTGCTGGCGTTTTATCAAGACGATCCCAATGATCCTTTCCGTAGCCTGTGGCTTTATATCGCCGAGCGTAAACTCGACGAGAAGCGGGCGCTTGAAGCACTCAGAGAGCGCTTAAACAAGTCGGACAAAGAGCAATGGGGATGGAACATTGTCGAGTTCTACCTTGGCGACATTAGCGAAAAAGAGCTGATGACTCGTCTGAAGGCAGACGCAACGGATAACACCTCGCTCGCTGAGCATCTCAGTGAAACCAACTTCTATTTAGGTAAGTACTACCTAAGTCTGGGGGACAAGGACAGCGCTACGGCACTGTTCAAACTGGCGGTCGCTAACAACGTACATAACTACGTTGAGCACCGATACGCATTGTTGGAATTATCGCTCTTGGGCCAGGAGCAAGATGACCTGGCAGAATCGGACCAGCAATAG
- the yrbN gene encoding protein YrbN: MKITVNFHDELCRLAAINFEAHVLHG, from the coding sequence ATGAAAATTACCGTAAATTTTCACGATGAGTTATGTAGACTGGCCGCCATTAATTTTGAGGCACACGTACTACATGGCTGA